A stretch of DNA from Streptomyces sp. NBC_01197:
ATCCAGTCCGCCTCGATGGCGGGCACGTCGGCGTGCGTGGCGACGTGGTACCCCGCGAGGTCCGCACCGTAGTGACCGCCGGACGCGCGGTCCCGGACCGCCTCCTCGTGCAGGGCCATGGAGATGCCCCAGACCATTCCGCCGAGGAACTGGTTGCGTGCGGTGAGCGGGTTGACGATCCGGCCCGCCGAGAAGATGCCGAGCATCCGCCGTACGCGTACCTCTCCGGTGGCGACGTCCACGGCGACCTCCGCGAACTGCGCCCCGAAGGAGTGGCGTTCCTTCTGTTCGAGGGCGCCGACGGCCTCGGTGGTGTCCGACCGCACCGTGATGCCCTCCGGCGGGATGTCGGCGCCGGGCACGAGCCGCTCGCGCAGTTCGCCGGCCGCAGCCGTGATCGCCCATGCCCAGGACCTGGTGCCCATCGATCCGCCGGCGATCATCGCCGGTCCGAAGTCGCTGTCGCCGATCCGTACCCGGATACGGTCCGGGGCGGCCTCCAGCGCGTCGGCGGCCACCAGGGTGAGCGCCGTACGGGCCCCTGTTCCGATGTCCGCAGCGGAGATCCGTACGGTGAAGGTTCCGTCCGCCTCCGCCGTCACAGCGGCCGTGGACGGTGCGACCCCCGCCGGGAACGAGGCCGCAGCCGTGCCGGTGCCGATCAGCCAGCGCCCGTCGGCGCGCAGGCCGGGACGGGGGTCACGGTCCGCCCAGCCGAACCTGCGCGCGCCTTCACGGAAGCAGCCGTGCAGGTTACGGCCGCTGAAGGGCAGGCCGGACACGGGGCCCAGCTCGGGCTCGTTGCGGGCGCGCAGCTCGATCGGGTCGATGCCGCACTTCTCGGCGAGTTCGTCGAGCGCCGACTCCAGCGCGAACGACCCCGGCGCCTCGCCCGGGGCGCGCATGAAGGTCGGTGTCGGTACGTCGAGGCGTACCACCCGGACGGCCGTGTGGTGGGCGTCGGCGTCGTACATGACCCGCGGCACCGCGGCGCTCGGCTCGACGAACTCGTGCACGGACGAGGTGAGGCTCAGGGAGCTGTGTTCCAGCGCGCGCAGTCGTCCGTCGGCGTCCGCGCCCAGCCTGAGCCGCTGCGCCGTGGGGCTGCGATATCCGGCGAGCGAGAACATCTGACGTCGCGTCAGCACAACGCGTACCGGGCGCTGGAGGACGGTCGCGGCCATCACCGCGGCGACCTGGTGGGCGCGCGCCCCCTTGCTCCCGAAGCCGCCGCCGACGTGTTCGGACCGTACGCGGACCGATGCGGGGTCGAGCGAGAACAGATTCGCGAGTTCGCCCGCTACCCAGGTGGTGCCCTGGTTGGAGTCGACGACTTCGAGGCGGCCGCCCTCCCAGAGGGCGGTGGCCGCGTGCGGCTCCATCATGCTGTGGTGCTCTTCCGGAGTGGTGTACTCCGCGTCCACGACGACGGCGGACGCGGCGAGTTCCGCCTCCAGGTCGCCCTTCCCGGTCACGGCCGGCATATGGCCGTCCGCGGGATACGCGTCCGGGTGGCCGGCGGTGAACGCGACGTCGTGCGGTTCCACGTCGTACTGCACGACCAGCGCCTCGGCGGCCTCCCTGGCCTGCTCGGACGTCTCGGCGACGACGAGCGCCACCGGCCACCCCATGAACGGCACCCGGTCATGCTGGAAGAGCACATAGGTCGGGTCCGGCGGGGCGCCCAGGAGGCCGGTGTAGTCGGAGTCGACGCGCGGCGCGTTCCCGTGGTGGAGGACGGCGAGCACCCCGGGCATCGCGAGGACATCTGCGGTCTCCACCGAGCGGATGCGGCCACGGGCGACGGTGGACAGCACCAGCCAGCCGTGGGCCAGTTCGGCGAAGGGGATCTCACCCGCGTAGCGGGCGGCGCCGGTGACCTTGTCGCGGCCCTCCACTCGGATGTGCGCGGTACCGACCGCGCTCTGCAGTCTGGTGGTCGTGGTGGTGGTCATCGGGCGGCCTCCTCGGCGAGTTCGGTCAGCACCGCCACCACGAGGTTGCGCATCAGCGCCACCTTGTATCCGTTGTGCGGCAGGGGCTCGGCGGCCGCCAGTTCGGCGTCCGCGGCGGCGGCGAACGTCTCGGCGTCGGCAGACGCTCCGGTCAGCACCGCTTCGGCCGCCCGGGCACGCCACGGCCGGGACGCGACCGCTCCGAAGGCCAGGCGTACGTCGCGGACCACTCCGTCCCGGACGTCGAGCGCGGCGGCGATCGAGCCGATGGCGAAAGCGTACGAGGCGCGCTCGCGCACCTTCCGGTAGCGCGAGAAGGCGGCGACCGGGGCCGGCGGCAGGGTGACGCCGGTGATCAGCGCCCCCGGCGGCAGTGCGGTCTCCAGGTGCGGCGTGTCGCCGACGGGCAGGTAGAACTCCGTGAGCGGCAACTCGCCGGGGCCTTCGGCCGTTTCGTACGACACGACGGCGTCGAAGGCGGTCAGCGCCACACCCATGTCCGAGGGGTGGATCGCCACGCAGTGGCCGGATGCGCCCAGGACGGCGTGGTTGTGGTGCTCGCCCTCGATGGCGGGGCAACCGCTGCCGGGAACGCGCTTGTTGCAGGGTTTGGTCACGTCCGTGAAGTAGCCGCAGCGGGTGCGCTGGAGCAGGTTCCCGCCGACGGTGGCCATGTTGCGCAGCTGTCCGGAGGCACCGGCCAGCACCGCCTGCGTCAGCGCCGGGTAGTTTCTGCGGACTTCGGGGTGTGCGGCGAGGTCGCTGTTGGTGACGGTCGCGCCGATGCGCAGACCGCCGCCCCCGGCCGCCTCGATAGCGTCCAGGGGCAGTTCACGTACATCGACGAGGCTGGTGGGGCGCTCGACGCCCGCCTTCATCAGGTCGACGAGGTTGGTGCCGCCACCGAGATAGCGGGCGCCGGAATCTGCGCCGGCCAGCGCGAGGGCGCCGGAGACGTCGAAGACCCGCTCATATCCGAACTCCTTCATGCCGCCGCTCCATCTGCCGCCGAGGCCGTCCCGGCCTCTGTGGTCCGTGTGGTCTCTGTGGCCCCTGAGGGCTCTATGGATTCCGTGGCCGGCTCATGGGCCGCCGCCGCGCGGGCGACCGCCTGCACGATCGACACATAGGCGCCGCAGCGGCAGAGATTGCCGCTCATCCGCTCCCGGATCTCCTCGGCGGTCAGCGGGGGCGGCCCCGCCTCGGGCCGCACATCGCCGGTGACCGCGCTCGGCCAGCCCGCCGCGTGTTCCTCGATCACCGCGACCGCC
This window harbors:
- a CDS encoding xanthine dehydrogenase family protein molybdopterin-binding subunit, with the protein product MTTTTTTRLQSAVGTAHIRVEGRDKVTGAARYAGEIPFAELAHGWLVLSTVARGRIRSVETADVLAMPGVLAVLHHGNAPRVDSDYTGLLGAPPDPTYVLFQHDRVPFMGWPVALVVAETSEQAREAAEALVVQYDVEPHDVAFTAGHPDAYPADGHMPAVTGKGDLEAELAASAVVVDAEYTTPEEHHSMMEPHAATALWEGGRLEVVDSNQGTTWVAGELANLFSLDPASVRVRSEHVGGGFGSKGARAHQVAAVMAATVLQRPVRVVLTRRQMFSLAGYRSPTAQRLRLGADADGRLRALEHSSLSLTSSVHEFVEPSAAVPRVMYDADAHHTAVRVVRLDVPTPTFMRAPGEAPGSFALESALDELAEKCGIDPIELRARNEPELGPVSGLPFSGRNLHGCFREGARRFGWADRDPRPGLRADGRWLIGTGTAAASFPAGVAPSTAAVTAEADGTFTVRISAADIGTGARTALTLVAADALEAAPDRIRVRIGDSDFGPAMIAGGSMGTRSWAWAITAAAGELRERLVPGADIPPEGITVRSDTTEAVGALEQKERHSFGAQFAEVAVDVATGEVRVRRMLGIFSAGRIVNPLTARNQFLGGMVWGISMALHEEAVRDRASGGHYGADLAGYHVATHADVPAIEADWIEDPATDDPDDPVGIKGVGEIGIVGAAAAIANAVWHATGVRHRALPIRPDRVIMAGTGDPRA
- a CDS encoding FAD binding domain-containing protein yields the protein MKEFGYERVFDVSGALALAGADSGARYLGGGTNLVDLMKAGVERPTSLVDVRELPLDAIEAAGGGGLRIGATVTNSDLAAHPEVRRNYPALTQAVLAGASGQLRNMATVGGNLLQRTRCGYFTDVTKPCNKRVPGSGCPAIEGEHHNHAVLGASGHCVAIHPSDMGVALTAFDAVVSYETAEGPGELPLTEFYLPVGDTPHLETALPPGALITGVTLPPAPVAAFSRYRKVRERASYAFAIGSIAAALDVRDGVVRDVRLAFGAVASRPWRARAAEAVLTGASADAETFAAAADAELAAAEPLPHNGYKVALMRNLVVAVLTELAEEAAR